The following are encoded in a window of Roseimaritima ulvae genomic DNA:
- a CDS encoding alpha/beta hydrolase — translation MKAYEKTIGDLDCVVLDGGPEASVAVVVCHGYGAPGDDLVPFGAQWAQQLGSQADKFRFVFPYAPLTLAELGMPSARAWWPLNMQKLMLAVEARQFEELHVHEPPGLDAARQKLTGTIDSVMESLSSEAPQLVLGGFSQGAMLTMDTTLRGVTTPPSLLLQMSGTLICRDQWRQAAAELAETNIKIIQSHGTSDPILPFDSATALRDLLTEQQLDVQFVPFAGPHTVGAEMLNASTEALKQLVEPS, via the coding sequence ATGAAGGCTTACGAAAAAACAATTGGCGACCTGGATTGTGTCGTCTTGGATGGCGGACCCGAAGCGTCGGTGGCGGTGGTGGTCTGCCACGGCTATGGGGCGCCTGGCGATGATCTGGTTCCGTTTGGCGCCCAATGGGCTCAGCAACTTGGCAGCCAAGCCGACAAGTTCCGCTTCGTGTTTCCTTACGCTCCGCTGACTCTGGCGGAGTTGGGGATGCCCAGTGCGAGGGCCTGGTGGCCGCTGAATATGCAAAAGTTGATGCTGGCCGTCGAAGCCCGGCAGTTTGAAGAGCTGCACGTCCACGAGCCGCCGGGGTTGGATGCGGCTCGGCAGAAACTGACCGGCACGATCGATAGCGTGATGGAATCACTTTCCAGCGAGGCTCCGCAACTGGTGCTCGGCGGGTTTTCGCAAGGCGCGATGTTGACCATGGACACCACGCTCCGCGGCGTGACGACGCCGCCAAGCCTGTTGCTGCAAATGTCGGGCACTTTGATTTGCCGCGACCAGTGGCGGCAAGCCGCAGCGGAATTGGCCGAAACCAATATTAAAATCATTCAAAGCCATGGCACGTCCGACCCGATCCTGCCCTTCGACAGCGCCACGGCGCTCCGCGATCTGCTGACCGAACAGCAGTTGGACGTTCAGTTTGTGCCCTTCGCCGGTCCGCACACGGTGGGCGCCGAAATGTTGAACGCATCCACAGAGGCGCTCAAACAACTGGTTGAACCGTCGTGA
- the coaD gene encoding pantetheine-phosphate adenylyltransferase produces the protein MSQRIAVYTGSFDPVTLGHLHIIHRASQLFDVLVVGIGINKDKQPLFTPQERVDLVEQVTADLPSVRVQTFDDLAVDFVRRCDAKVMVRGIRPMTDVAGEFTMLMANRQLDHSIETVFLMADDRFAHVSSSLLKQIAQMSDDDERLARFVPREIIPAIRKRQAERNATKQP, from the coding sequence ATGAGCCAACGTATTGCCGTTTATACCGGTTCCTTCGACCCGGTCACCCTCGGCCACCTGCATATCATCCATCGCGCCAGCCAGCTGTTTGATGTGTTGGTTGTGGGGATTGGGATCAACAAAGACAAACAGCCGCTGTTCACGCCGCAGGAACGCGTGGACCTGGTTGAACAGGTGACTGCGGATTTACCGTCGGTACGGGTGCAAACCTTTGACGATCTGGCGGTCGATTTTGTCCGTCGCTGCGATGCCAAGGTGATGGTCCGCGGCATTCGCCCGATGACCGACGTGGCCGGTGAGTTCACGATGTTGATGGCCAACCGACAACTGGACCATTCCATTGAAACCGTATTCTTAATGGCCGACGACCGCTTTGCCCACGTCAGCAGTTCGCTGCTGAAACAGATCGCGCAAATGTCCGACGACGACGAACGTTTGGCCCGGTTTGTACCGCGGGAAATCATCCCTGCGATCCGGAAACGGCAAGCCGAACGCAACGCAACAAAACAACCGTAG
- the tsaB gene encoding tRNA (adenosine(37)-N6)-threonylcarbamoyltransferase complex dimerization subunit type 1 TsaB produces MSHWHLAIETSGRHGSLALLDGDQLLREVALEPQQRTAASLFPAMEELLQQVRASGEPLQQVSVASGPGSFTGLRIGVTAAKTLAYAMKCQLVAVDALEVIAQQAFDHNESLEQLWVGVKAYRGQIFARGCARQNTAAGESLVLSGPQWRQQVSTLPAGWGLTGDAAGDPSLEISSKIFLVDPQYWQPTASTVGRLAAGAEPIDPLRLVPEYLRPSAAEEKLNS; encoded by the coding sequence ATGTCCCACTGGCACTTGGCCATCGAAACCAGCGGCCGCCATGGTTCGCTGGCCCTGTTGGACGGCGATCAATTGCTCCGCGAAGTTGCTCTGGAACCCCAGCAGCGGACGGCCGCCAGCTTGTTCCCGGCGATGGAGGAATTGTTACAGCAGGTGAGGGCCAGCGGGGAACCCTTGCAACAGGTCAGCGTGGCCTCCGGGCCGGGCTCGTTTACTGGGTTGAGAATCGGCGTGACGGCGGCAAAAACCCTTGCATATGCAATGAAATGCCAGTTGGTCGCCGTCGATGCCCTGGAGGTGATCGCTCAACAAGCCTTCGACCACAACGAGTCGCTCGAACAACTTTGGGTGGGCGTGAAAGCTTATCGCGGCCAAATTTTTGCCCGCGGTTGTGCGCGTCAAAACACCGCAGCGGGGGAGTCATTGGTGCTCAGCGGACCGCAGTGGCGGCAACAGGTCTCGACATTGCCCGCCGGCTGGGGGCTGACGGGCGACGCGGCGGGCGATCCCTCGCTGGAAATTTCTTCCAAAATTTTTCTCGTCGACCCTCAATATTGGCAACCCACCGCGTCCACCGTGGGCCGACTGGCCGCGGGAGCCGAGCCCATTGACCCCCTGCGCCTGGTGCCCGAGTACCTGCGACCCAGCGCAGCGGAAGAAAAATTAAACTCGTAG
- a CDS encoding VanZ family protein, whose amino-acid sequence MNAAAEATSSGSPSKWHRLSRRQRWALLILLILALAALLVPSPFKGRVSMTVFDLFHFPAFAAICWLALRIGRRLGADRPSQRTAIAVTMLFVSAILEGLQTVSGRSATWHDLVANTLGVLAGWMLFEAASRPRRLVRLALCTAALSLWLFVCYGPAIVLYDLWKERREFPLIGSFESEAELTRWFRRNTNASLGKQLVTDGQSCLNLLVQPGEYPAFSHSHLPRDWSRFSALQFDWGVPADSPAADVQLMVRVADRYHEDTYEDTFTRVYRLSRGETQRVQVSLQDIQQGPQSGPLDLRAVRILDFQFLDIDHPVVVHLDNIRLLP is encoded by the coding sequence GTGAACGCGGCGGCGGAAGCGACGTCCAGCGGTTCGCCCAGTAAATGGCATCGTCTCTCACGACGTCAACGCTGGGCGCTGCTGATCTTGCTGATCCTGGCCTTGGCTGCGTTGTTGGTCCCCTCGCCCTTCAAGGGCAGGGTATCGATGACGGTGTTCGACCTGTTTCACTTCCCGGCCTTTGCCGCCATCTGCTGGTTGGCTCTTCGCATCGGGCGCCGTCTGGGCGCCGATCGCCCGAGCCAACGAACGGCGATCGCGGTCACGATGCTGTTCGTCAGCGCGATTCTGGAAGGCCTGCAAACCGTCTCGGGACGCTCGGCGACCTGGCATGACTTGGTCGCCAACACCCTGGGGGTGCTGGCCGGATGGATGCTGTTCGAAGCGGCCTCGCGGCCCCGTCGCCTCGTACGGCTTGCCCTGTGCACCGCCGCCCTGTCGCTGTGGCTATTCGTTTGCTACGGCCCCGCGATAGTGCTGTATGACCTGTGGAAAGAACGGCGTGAGTTTCCGCTGATCGGGTCCTTTGAAAGCGAAGCCGAATTGACGCGTTGGTTTCGGCGAAACACCAACGCCTCGCTGGGCAAGCAGCTGGTTACCGACGGCCAATCCTGTCTGAACCTGCTGGTCCAGCCCGGCGAATACCCCGCCTTCAGCCACTCCCATCTGCCCCGCGACTGGTCGAGGTTTTCGGCCTTGCAGTTCGACTGGGGCGTGCCGGCCGACAGCCCGGCGGCGGACGTTCAACTGATGGTCCGCGTCGCGGATCGATATCACGAAGACACCTACGAGGACACCTTTACCCGCGTGTATCGATTGTCTCGCGGCGAAACCCAACGCGTTCAAGTTTCGCTGCAGGACATCCAACAAGGACCGCAGAGCGGACCGCTGGACCTGCGCGCCGTGCGGATCCTCGACTTCCAGTTCTTAGACATCGATCATCCCGTGGTCGTGCACCTGGATAACATCCGCTTGCTGCCTTGA
- a CDS encoding metallophosphoesterase family protein, with the protein MKRALISDIHGNLEALQAVLADIKDNDVDEIYCLGDIIGYGPNPCECLDLVMKHCQVTILGNHDQAALFDPDGFNPVALQAVYWTRDQLDRGPGNSDTVNGRWDFLGELPRFCNDGDYMFVHGSPRDPTNEYVFPEYVYDQRKLEILFGKLERYCFMGHTHLPGVFTTHCEFFSPDECNHQFALGDEKLMINVGSVGQPRDDNHDSCYVILSTNDSKIEFRRVAYDFDTTAEKIYQEPDLSNMLGDRLKQGR; encoded by the coding sequence GTGAAGCGGGCATTAATCAGCGACATTCACGGAAATCTCGAAGCCCTCCAGGCCGTCCTGGCGGACATCAAGGACAATGATGTCGATGAAATTTATTGCCTGGGGGACATCATTGGCTACGGCCCCAATCCATGCGAGTGCCTAGATTTGGTGATGAAGCACTGCCAGGTAACCATTCTTGGCAACCATGATCAAGCCGCCTTGTTTGATCCCGACGGTTTTAATCCCGTCGCCCTGCAAGCCGTTTACTGGACGCGAGACCAACTGGATCGCGGCCCCGGCAACTCCGACACGGTCAACGGTCGCTGGGATTTCCTCGGCGAACTGCCGCGGTTCTGCAACGATGGCGACTACATGTTCGTCCACGGATCACCCCGCGACCCGACCAACGAATACGTATTCCCCGAATACGTCTACGATCAACGCAAGCTGGAAATCCTGTTCGGCAAACTGGAACGCTACTGCTTTATGGGGCACACCCACCTGCCAGGCGTGTTCACCACGCACTGCGAGTTCTTTTCTCCCGACGAATGCAACCATCAGTTCGCCTTGGGAGACGAAAAGCTGATGATCAATGTGGGCAGTGTGGGCCAACCGCGAGACGACAACCACGATAGCTGTTACGTGATCCTCAGCACCAACGACTCGAAAATTGAATTTCGCCGGGTGGCGTACGATTTCGATACCACGGCCGAAAAGATTTACCAAGAGCCCGATCTATCCAACATGCTGGGCGACCGACTGAAACAAGGACGATAA
- a CDS encoding ATP-dependent RNA helicase — protein sequence MTRVPAELPIVQVLADVLRGLTSASTVVLKAPPGAGKTTGVPIAIDEAGLLNGRMLIAQPRRLAARAAAARIADLVGTRVGDAVGYQVRFDRRWQDSTRIVAVTTGVLLRRLQGDNFLEGFDAVLLDEFHERSLEADLALGMLLRLQQTVRPDLKLVVMSATLDPQAIADFLSAGGSAVQMVESQGRAFPVQVRYGRQLQRSPLEQQIAQLMPNVLAATPGHVLVFLPGVGEIRKTQRQLQSLPAARGAEILLLYGDLSPDKQDHVLRPSRQRKIVLATNIAETSVTIPGVTAVVDSGLARVLRYDADVGLPRLQVEPISNASAEQRAGRAGRTEAGVAWRLWPQAADRGRPEYDTPEVLRSDLAGAVLQLAGFGETDVAAFPWMDKPSDEAIEFAQALLRRLGALDDFGITSLGKRMLTLPVHPRLARLLIAGEQLGVAARTAVTAALLSERDPFRAGQLAKSQPIRGGGGRGKGIGKAPRVGSGGRSDIVDQLNRLERFAEGRDDPAINQAAARQVFRVAEQLARMLDGGTGPQTLTGDASDTAIMRALLAAYPDRLARRRSRGSDRAIMAAGKGVKLSGESNVRDGDLFLAIDVQQATGDAKVRKASAVEFEWLDTADFEQRDECFFHPSLKQIAARRRTYWNGLLLNETPIERADETQSQQLLFEHAVRNWERVFPADDPRLQSLLARIRCLRQWNPELDLPACDTLALHDVCLQLCRGRKSFAELQVAPWGDYVAALLSFEQQQTLDAQAPQRIQVPSGNSIEIEYCEDKPPVLAVRLQELFGWKETPRIAGGRVPLLLHLLGPNGRPQQVTEDLASFWENTYPQVRKDLRRRYSKHHWPEDPTAATATRSGLGRDAK from the coding sequence GTGACGAGAGTGCCCGCCGAGCTGCCGATTGTGCAGGTGCTGGCCGATGTGCTGCGGGGCCTGACGTCTGCCAGCACGGTTGTGTTAAAAGCCCCGCCGGGCGCAGGCAAAACGACCGGGGTGCCGATCGCCATCGACGAAGCTGGTTTGTTAAATGGCCGGATGTTGATCGCCCAGCCGCGTCGCTTGGCGGCGCGCGCGGCCGCCGCTCGGATCGCCGATCTGGTCGGCACCCGTGTCGGCGATGCGGTTGGTTATCAGGTCCGCTTCGATCGCCGCTGGCAAGACAGCACGCGGATCGTGGCCGTGACCACTGGGGTGCTGTTGCGGCGGTTGCAGGGCGACAATTTCTTGGAAGGTTTTGATGCCGTCCTGTTAGACGAATTCCATGAACGTTCCCTGGAAGCCGATTTGGCCCTGGGGATGTTGCTGCGGTTGCAGCAAACCGTGCGGCCCGATTTAAAACTGGTGGTGATGAGTGCCACCTTGGACCCCCAGGCCATCGCCGATTTTTTGTCCGCCGGCGGCAGCGCCGTGCAGATGGTGGAAAGCCAAGGCCGTGCGTTTCCGGTTCAGGTACGCTATGGCCGGCAGTTGCAACGCAGCCCGCTGGAACAGCAGATCGCCCAGCTGATGCCCAACGTGCTCGCGGCCACTCCGGGGCATGTATTGGTTTTTCTGCCGGGCGTGGGCGAAATTCGCAAGACCCAGCGCCAGCTGCAGTCCTTGCCGGCGGCGCGTGGTGCGGAAATCCTGTTGCTGTACGGCGACCTTTCGCCGGATAAGCAAGACCATGTGTTGCGGCCCAGTCGGCAACGCAAGATTGTGTTGGCGACCAACATCGCGGAAACGTCGGTTACGATCCCCGGTGTTACGGCGGTCGTCGACAGTGGCCTGGCACGCGTGCTGCGGTACGATGCCGATGTGGGCTTGCCGCGGTTGCAGGTCGAACCGATTTCCAACGCTTCGGCGGAGCAACGTGCAGGGCGAGCCGGCCGTACCGAAGCGGGGGTCGCGTGGCGGTTGTGGCCACAAGCCGCCGACCGCGGCCGGCCCGAATACGATACGCCCGAAGTGCTCCGCAGCGATCTGGCCGGCGCCGTGCTGCAGTTGGCCGGGTTCGGCGAAACCGATGTGGCCGCGTTTCCCTGGATGGATAAACCGTCGGACGAAGCCATCGAATTCGCTCAGGCCCTGCTGCGACGACTCGGCGCGCTGGATGATTTTGGCATCACTTCGCTGGGCAAACGCATGTTGACGTTGCCCGTGCATCCGCGGTTGGCGCGGCTGTTAATCGCCGGCGAACAATTGGGCGTGGCCGCCCGCACGGCCGTTACCGCGGCCTTGCTGAGTGAACGTGATCCGTTTCGCGCGGGTCAACTAGCCAAGTCGCAACCGATCCGCGGAGGTGGTGGCCGAGGAAAGGGGATCGGGAAAGCTCCGCGAGTCGGTTCGGGGGGACGCTCCGATATCGTCGACCAACTGAATCGGCTGGAACGCTTCGCCGAAGGTCGGGACGATCCGGCGATCAATCAAGCCGCCGCCCGGCAGGTGTTTCGCGTCGCCGAACAACTGGCCAGGATGTTGGATGGGGGCACCGGACCCCAGACGCTGACCGGCGACGCGTCCGATACCGCCATCATGCGAGCTCTGTTGGCTGCCTATCCGGATCGGCTGGCGCGGCGCCGCAGTCGTGGCAGCGACCGAGCCATCATGGCGGCCGGCAAAGGTGTCAAGTTAAGCGGCGAATCCAACGTCCGCGATGGTGATCTGTTTTTGGCCATCGACGTGCAACAGGCCACCGGCGATGCCAAGGTTCGCAAGGCCTCGGCGGTCGAATTCGAATGGTTGGATACCGCCGATTTCGAGCAACGCGATGAATGCTTCTTTCATCCTTCGCTGAAGCAGATCGCGGCCCGCCGCCGGACCTATTGGAACGGGCTGCTGCTGAACGAGACGCCCATCGAACGAGCGGACGAAACGCAAAGTCAGCAGTTGTTGTTCGAACACGCGGTCCGCAATTGGGAACGTGTGTTTCCCGCCGACGATCCGCGTTTGCAGTCGTTGCTGGCCCGCATCCGCTGCTTGCGGCAATGGAATCCCGAACTGGATTTGCCGGCTTGTGACACCCTTGCCCTGCACGATGTCTGCCTGCAACTGTGTCGCGGCCGCAAAAGTTTTGCGGAACTGCAGGTCGCTCCCTGGGGCGACTATGTTGCGGCGCTGCTGAGTTTTGAACAGCAGCAAACGCTCGACGCGCAAGCCCCGCAGCGGATCCAGGTGCCCAGCGGCAATTCGATCGAAATCGAATACTGCGAAGACAAGCCGCCGGTGTTGGCCGTGCGGCTGCAGGAATTGTTTGGTTGGAAAGAGACGCCGCGGATTGCCGGCGGCCGGGTGCCGCTGTTGTTGCACCTGCTGGGGCCCAATGGTCGGCCGCAACAGGTCACCGAAGACTTGGCAAGTTTTTGGGAGAACACCTACCCGCAAGTCCGCAAAGACCTCCGTCGCCGCTATTCCAAGCACCATTGGCCGGAAGACCCCACCGCCGCCACGGCCACCCGCAGCGGCCTAGGCCGCGACGCCAAGTAA
- a CDS encoding chorismate synthase, translating to MEILGGPLYSVAGAGESHGPAITTIINGCPPGLKIDRRQVQDYLDRRRPGGNKHGTPRNEKDKVVFLSGIYDAGDHEALLSGPELSVAVDGDRFQTESYGVGYSTGEPIAAIVLSTSKKSRDYTQLTGEQGEVRPGHTDLVKFHQSQEFVDVRGGGRSSYRSTISDVIGGSIARRFLYEHFGTVILSSITSVGPRNSSLKLSTHIDHILAAGDSSRIDAETLKQIEQSLQGNEIHTIDQAFASEAAKLIMRTRSDGDSLGAEVEVVAVNVPPLVGEPLYQSLKVRLMGALGGLNAVQSCEIGAGKAVVARRGSENNDPIRHGGYQANSHGGLLGGITTGMPLVARVGFKPTSTIHKPQQSIRKNYEEIDFQLEKGRHDPCVGIRAGVTLESRLAIELMNAVLMHQSQRFDADAFKLF from the coding sequence TTGGAGATCCTTGGCGGCCCCCTGTACAGCGTTGCCGGTGCTGGTGAATCACACGGCCCGGCGATCACCACGATCATCAATGGCTGCCCTCCGGGGCTGAAGATCGACCGGCGACAGGTCCAGGACTACCTCGACCGGCGGCGTCCGGGTGGCAATAAACACGGCACCCCACGCAACGAAAAAGACAAAGTCGTGTTCCTCAGCGGGATTTATGACGCTGGAGATCACGAAGCCCTGTTGTCCGGCCCCGAACTCAGCGTGGCGGTCGACGGCGACCGTTTTCAGACCGAATCCTACGGCGTCGGCTATTCCACCGGCGAACCGATCGCCGCCATCGTACTGTCGACTTCGAAAAAGTCTCGCGACTACACCCAACTGACCGGCGAACAGGGCGAAGTCCGTCCCGGCCATACCGATCTGGTCAAATTCCATCAGTCGCAAGAATTTGTCGACGTTCGCGGCGGCGGTCGCTCCAGCTACCGCTCGACAATCAGCGACGTGATCGGCGGTTCGATCGCTCGACGCTTCCTGTACGAACATTTCGGCACCGTAATTCTGTCTTCGATCACCAGCGTCGGTCCGCGGAACTCCTCGCTGAAACTCTCCACCCACATCGACCACATTTTGGCCGCCGGCGATTCCAGCCGGATCGATGCGGAAACATTAAAACAGATTGAACAAAGCCTGCAGGGCAACGAGATCCATACGATCGACCAGGCCTTTGCCAGCGAAGCGGCGAAGCTGATCATGCGGACTCGATCCGATGGCGATTCGCTGGGCGCCGAGGTGGAAGTGGTCGCGGTGAACGTGCCCCCGCTGGTCGGCGAACCGCTGTACCAGAGCCTGAAGGTGCGGCTGATGGGAGCTCTGGGCGGCCTCAACGCCGTGCAGTCCTGCGAGATCGGGGCCGGCAAGGCGGTCGTGGCCCGCCGCGGCAGCGAAAACAACGATCCCATTCGCCACGGTGGCTATCAAGCCAACAGCCACGGCGGACTGCTAGGCGGCATCACCACCGGCATGCCGCTGGTCGCACGCGTGGGCTTTAAACCCACCAGCACGATCCACAAACCACAGCAATCGATCCGCAAGAACTACGAAGAGATCGACTTTCAGCTGGAAAAGGGACGCCACGATCCCTGCGTGGGGATTCGCGCCGGCGTGACCCTGGAATCGCGATTGGCGATCGAACTGATGAACGCGGTGCTGATGCACCAGTCACAGCGCTTCGACGCCGACGCCTTCAAACTGTTTTAA
- a CDS encoding sugar phosphate isomerase/epimerase family protein produces the protein MKFAICNETFGEWPLEKATQYAAEAGYTGWEVAPFMLTDDLSSYSQQQRTDYRTVVEDAGLHMVGLHWLLAKTEGLHLTSDDVQVRQKTAAYLCELARLCRDLGGKVLVLGSPQQRNVPEGMSQEEALDNATEVLKAVVPTLCDTDTRIALEPLGPAEGNFLNTAAEARDLADRFGFEAVGVHLDVKAMSSEAIPIPQIISETANHLLHFHANDPNRRGPGMGEVAYEPIFQALRDIDYDGWVSVEVFDYEPGVESLVTDSIRYMQGVLAS, from the coding sequence ATGAAGTTTGCCATCTGTAACGAAACGTTCGGTGAGTGGCCGCTGGAAAAAGCCACTCAGTACGCTGCCGAAGCCGGCTACACCGGCTGGGAAGTGGCACCTTTTATGCTGACCGACGACTTGTCGTCTTATTCCCAACAACAACGAACCGATTACCGCACGGTGGTCGAAGACGCCGGCCTGCACATGGTCGGCTTGCACTGGTTGCTGGCCAAAACCGAAGGCCTGCACCTGACCAGCGACGACGTTCAAGTACGCCAAAAAACGGCAGCCTATCTGTGCGAACTGGCTCGGCTGTGTCGCGACCTGGGCGGTAAAGTGCTGGTCCTGGGATCGCCGCAACAACGCAACGTGCCCGAAGGGATGAGCCAAGAGGAAGCGTTGGACAACGCCACCGAAGTGCTCAAGGCCGTCGTGCCCACGCTGTGCGATACCGACACCCGGATCGCATTAGAACCGCTGGGCCCCGCCGAAGGAAACTTCCTCAACACGGCCGCCGAAGCGCGGGACTTGGCCGATCGCTTTGGATTCGAAGCTGTGGGCGTTCACCTGGACGTCAAAGCGATGAGCAGCGAAGCGATTCCGATTCCGCAAATCATTTCCGAAACGGCCAATCACCTGCTGCACTTCCACGCCAACGACCCTAATCGACGTGGCCCCGGTATGGGCGAGGTCGCCTACGAACCGATTTTCCAAGCGCTTCGCGACATCGACTACGACGGCTGGGTCAGCGTCGAAGTGTTCGATTACGAACCCGGTGTGGAAAGCCTCGTCACCGACAGCATTCGCTACATGCAGGGCGTGCTCGCGTCGTGA
- a CDS encoding metallophosphoesterase family protein: MSRRAIISDIHGNLAALEAVMEDIRDQDISNIVCLGDTVGYGPDPCACIDMAMEFDFSILGNHDNSALFDPEGFNVAAEQAIFWTRAQIECGPDGPEASRRRMEFLLELPRVIREDNVLFVHGSPRGPTTEYVFPEDANHPRKMEKLFSLVPWLCFQGHTHVPGIFTSDMRFTRSADVQEAFTFSSGQKAMINVGSVGQPRDQDPRSCYVIFDGQSVQFRRIEYDIERTVKAIEDEPQLDNFLGYRLREGH, encoded by the coding sequence GTGTCGCGCCGCGCCATCATCAGCGATATCCACGGAAACCTGGCCGCCCTCGAAGCGGTTATGGAAGACATTCGCGATCAAGACATCTCCAATATCGTCTGCTTGGGCGATACGGTGGGCTATGGCCCCGATCCGTGCGCCTGCATCGATATGGCGATGGAGTTCGATTTTTCCATCCTGGGAAACCACGACAACAGTGCGTTGTTTGATCCCGAAGGCTTTAACGTGGCCGCCGAACAAGCCATCTTCTGGACCCGAGCCCAGATCGAATGCGGCCCCGACGGTCCCGAAGCCAGTCGACGCCGCATGGAATTCCTGCTGGAACTGCCTCGCGTGATCCGCGAAGACAACGTGCTGTTCGTCCACGGCTCGCCCCGTGGGCCGACCACCGAATACGTGTTCCCCGAAGACGCCAACCATCCCCGCAAGATGGAAAAGCTGTTTTCGCTGGTGCCCTGGCTGTGCTTCCAGGGGCACACCCACGTCCCTGGGATCTTTACGTCCGACATGCGCTTCACCCGCAGCGCCGACGTGCAGGAAGCGTTCACCTTCAGCAGCGGCCAGAAGGCGATGATCAACGTCGGCAGCGTGGGGCAACCACGTGACCAGGATCCACGCAGCTGTTACGTGATCTTCGACGGCCAGTCCGTGCAGTTCCGCCGCATCGAATACGATATCGAACGCACGGTCAAAGCCATCGAAGACGAGCCGCAACTGGATAATTTTTTAGGTTACCGTCTGCGAGAAGGGCACTAG
- a CDS encoding aminotransferase class V-fold PLP-dependent enzyme, which produces MPDADPAESSALLVTSPWRWWRAQMPVCDSWAYFDHAAVAPLPGPTADRIHDFARQAATRGDVDWLQWSGEVEQLRASAAGWLGAQSEEIAMIPNTSYGINIVAEGLDWQAGDNVVLPAGEFPSNLFPWLQQRDRGIEVRIVGEEQDPPDLERIAGAIDARTRLVAASWVGYANGYRLDVDRLVDLAHRRGALVFLDAIQGLGVFPLDLARTRVDFMAADGHKWMLGPEGAGVAFVRHEHLSRLRCRTIGWNSVKNAHLFGGAEFNLRDSAARYEAGSANMVGLLAMHRSLKLFWDVIAEHGPEAIGERVLELVEQADAALSAAGAQTRLPAQAENRSGILSFTIPDVDPAAFRKQALQAGVVVSCRGGGVRASIHAYNNAADIEKLANEVRTAIRSNEEATR; this is translated from the coding sequence ATGCCTGATGCCGATCCCGCCGAATCCTCCGCCCTACTCGTCACCTCGCCCTGGCGTTGGTGGCGAGCTCAGATGCCGGTCTGTGATTCCTGGGCCTACTTCGATCATGCGGCGGTGGCTCCCCTGCCCGGCCCGACGGCCGACCGGATCCACGATTTCGCTCGGCAAGCCGCCACGCGGGGCGATGTGGACTGGCTGCAATGGTCCGGAGAAGTCGAACAGCTGCGGGCTTCGGCGGCCGGGTGGCTGGGGGCCCAGAGCGAAGAAATCGCCATGATTCCCAACACTTCTTACGGAATCAACATCGTCGCCGAAGGGCTCGACTGGCAAGCAGGCGACAACGTCGTGCTGCCGGCGGGCGAGTTCCCTTCAAATCTGTTTCCCTGGTTGCAGCAACGCGACCGTGGGATCGAGGTCCGCATCGTGGGCGAGGAACAGGACCCGCCGGATCTGGAGCGGATCGCCGGGGCTATCGATGCCCGCACCCGCTTGGTGGCCGCCAGCTGGGTCGGCTACGCCAACGGCTACCGTTTGGATGTGGACCGCTTGGTCGATCTGGCCCATCGCCGCGGAGCCTTGGTATTTTTGGACGCCATCCAAGGTTTGGGGGTCTTTCCCCTCGATCTGGCTCGGACCCGAGTCGATTTTATGGCCGCCGACGGGCACAAATGGATGCTGGGGCCCGAGGGGGCCGGGGTGGCGTTTGTCCGCCACGAACATCTGTCGCGGCTGCGTTGCCGCACGATCGGGTGGAACAGCGTCAAAAATGCTCATCTGTTTGGTGGGGCTGAATTTAATCTTCGCGACTCGGCCGCGCGCTATGAAGCCGGCTCGGCCAACATGGTCGGGCTGCTGGCCATGCATCGCAGTCTCAAGCTGTTCTGGGACGTGATCGCGGAACATGGTCCTGAAGCGATCGGCGAGCGGGTATTGGAATTGGTCGAGCAGGCCGATGCCGCGCTGTCGGCCGCCGGAGCCCAGACTCGGCTGCCGGCCCAGGCCGAAAACCGCAGCGGGATCTTGTCCTTTACGATCCCCGACGTCGATCCGGCCGCCTTCCGAAAACAAGCCTTGCAAGCCGGCGTCGTGGTCAGTTGCCGCGGAGGCGGCGTGCGAGCCAGTATCCACGCCTACAATAATGCCGCCGACATCGAAAAACTGGCTAACGAAGTTCGCACCGCCATCCGATCCAATGAGGAAGCGACTCGATGA